CATGGTCGCCGGGGATGGTGCTTACCCCCATAGCCAGCCTGTAGAGTCCGTTATGCCGGCCAGACGGAAACAGAAACTCAAACGACCCGTCGCTGCCGGTCATTACCGAATCGATCAGGGTGACCCTGTCGCCGTAAAGCTCGTAGAGCAACAATTTCGGTCCGGGCAGACCGTTGATCCGCCCTGTTATCCTGCTGCCGTGAGACAACTCTGCCCATGCCGGACCTTCGGCGGCTTTATTGCCGGTACAAGCGATCAATAACGCGGTAATGGCAAAACTAAAAAGTGTTCTCATAGGACCTCCGATGATTGGCAATTTAGCTAAAATATAACAATTGATAAAGAAACGGAAACTTCATTCGTATAAAGTATAGTTAGCAAATTGTTTAACAATGTGTAACAAATTCATAATTCGGATATTATGCTTTTCAATCCATGGAACCCTCATGCTTTATGCATGTTATTTTGCCTGCCGTAGGCCGATGAGGCTTTCATCTGTTAAAAATGCAGAACCTTTTTAACATGCCGGATAGCTGTTTTTTTGGGTAAATGTTATAATTTCGCCAGTTGATATAGTCTGCCATAAAAACATATCCGAAAAAACAATGCCAATGACTGTGCCGTCATACAAAAAAATCAACATTATCGGGGGCTGGGTGGTCTTTCTCGTGGCCACCGCCGTCTATTTCATGACCCTGGAGCCTACAGCAAGCTGGTGGGACTGCAGTGAGCGTATAACTGCAGCATACAAGCTGGAGGTTCCGCATCCGCCGGGTGCTCCCCTCTTCATGCTGATGGGCAGGATGTTCACGATGCTGGCTCCCGATCCCTCGCTGGCGGCGATTTTTATGAATGCCATGTCGGCCCTTGCCGCATCGGCAACGGTCATGCTGCTGTTCTGGATAATTACCCACATCGGCAAAAAGATCATATCTCCCGGACGGGAGCCGTCACTGCCTGAAACCATGGCGCTGATGGGAGCAGCACTGGTTGGCTCAATGGCATTCTGTTTTACCGACACCCAGTGGTTCATAGCTGTAGAGGCAGAGGCCTATGCAACGAGCGGACTCTTTACGGCGCTGGTGTTCTGGGCCATACTCAAGTGGGAGAATGTGGCCGACCAGAAATACTCGGCAAGCTGGCTGATACTTATTACATACCTGATGGGGCTCTCGATAGGGGTACACCTGCTCAACCTGCTGGCGATACCGGCAATTGTATTCGTCTATTACTTCAAAAAATATCCGGTAACCACAAAAGGTATCCTTTATACAATCATTGTTTCCGTAATACTTCTTGGAACCTTCGTCTTTGCAATCATTCCCGGGGTGGTAAGGATTGCAAGTGTTTTTGAACTGGCTTTTGTCAACTCATTCGGGCTACCCTACCATAGCGGGGTGCTGTTCTTTATCTTGCTGGTGGCAGGACTGCTGGCATACGGGATGTGGTACACGCACAAGAACCGCAAGCCGGTGCTTAACACCATATTGCTTGGACTCACAATGGTGCTTATAGGCTACTCAACATATACGGTAGTTGTTATCCGCTCCTCGGCCGGTCCGCCAATGGACCAGAACTCCCCCGACAACATCTTCTCTCTGATCTCCTACCTGGGCCGTGAACAGTATGGTGCGGCCCCCCTGCTGTTCGGGCAGTACTATTCGGCGCCCCAGACAGATGTGAAGGACGGCAGGATGCAATACATCATGGAAGACGGACGCTACGTGGAGACAACCCCGCGTGTTGAAGCGGAGTTCCACTCTGACTTTACCGGGTTTTTCCCGCGCATGTGGAGCAGCGGCAGCCAGGGGCACATCAGGGAGTATGAAAGATGGGGAAGGGTACAGGGGAGGCAGGTAAGGGTCACCATTGACGGAGAGGCCCGTACGATCATACGCCCCACCTTTGCAGAGAACATTCGCTTTTTCCTCAGGTACCAGGTGTGGCACATGTACGGAAGATATTTTATGTGGAATTTTGTGGGCAGGCAGAATGACATTCAGGGCCATGGCGAGCTGCTCAGGGGCAACTGGTTGAGCGGAATAAGATTTCTGGATGAGCTGCGACTCGGTCCCCAGTCTGATCTGCCCGACCATATTGCCAACCACCCGGCGCGCAACACTTATTACGGGTTACCGCTGCTGCTGGGGTTGATCGGATTGTTCTTCCATTACAAACGGCACAAAAATGATTTTACGGTGGTGCTGCTGCTCTTCTTTTTTACCGGACTGGCAATCATTATTTACCTTAACCAGACGCCGTTACAGCCCAGGGAGAGGGACTACACCTACGCCGGTTCATTCATGGCCTTCTCAATATGGATCGGGCTGGGTGTGCTGGCTATTATCGAGACCCTGAGAAAAAAGATCCCACTGAAGATAAGCGCCATTGTGACGACTGTTGTTACATTCCTGCTGGTGCCCGGACTTCTGGCATCGGAGAACTGGGACGACCATGACCGGTCGGGCAGGTTCACTGCAAGGGATTTTGCATTCAACTATCTCAACAGCACGGCTCCGAATGCCATACTCTTCACACATGGCGACAATGACACCTTCCCCCTTTGGTACGCCCAGGAGGTGGAGGGTGTGCGGACCGATGTGAGGGTGGTTAACCTGATGCTGCTTAACGCGGAATGGTACATCACCCAGATGAAAAAGAAGCAGAACGATTCGCCCCCGGTGCCATTTTCACTGCCCCGCCACAAATATGTTGACGGCACTCACAGCTTCATCTATATGGTTGAAAGGTTTGAGGACTACATTGATGTAAGGAGGGTGATAGAATTTTTGGCTGATGACAGCGACCGCAGCAAGATCAGGGTGTCCAGGAACAGGATAATTGATTTCGTACCCACCAAAAACTTTCGTGTAACGGTTGACGCCGACAAGGTTATTGAGAACGGGACCGTTGCACCGGAGCTCAGGGATCAGATCGTTGAGTCGATCGACTGGCGCATTGATGAGCCCTACCTGATAAAAAACCAGATGATGGTTCTCGACCTGCTGGCCAACAACGACTGGGAGAGACCGATATACTTTGTAAGCGGGGGGACAGATGATGCACTGGGACTGGAGCCATGGTTCCAGCTGGAGGGATTTGCCTACAGGCTTGTTCCGATATATACTGAGAGTGATGATTTTGACCAGGGCAGGGTCAATACCGAAGTGATGTACGAAAACTTCATGCACAAGTTCGACTGGGGCAGGATGAACGAGCCCGACGTCTACCTTTGCCATTACAACTTACGTACGCTCAGCATACTCAGGCTCAGGCACAAGTTTGCGCGGCTGGCAAACGCCCTTACCGAAGAGGGAGATGCCACAAGGGCCATCAGGGTGCTGGACCGCTGCATGGAGCTGATGCCTGTTGACAGGGTGCCGTATGAGTTCATGATGCTCTCTGTGGCAGAAGCCTATTACCTGGCCGGCGCCAACGGGCAGGCCAATGAACTGGTAAGGGGATACTTTGATCATCTGGCAGATCTGCTGGACTATTACCTGCGGTTCCCGGGGCATCTCGCCGTCCAGCTCGAAAGTGAAAAGAGGTCCTCTATCCAGATTATGAATGAGCTTGTGCGAATGGCCCAGATGTTCGGGCAGGAGGAGCTTCGCAATGAGCTCAGGCCGGTAGTCGACAGCTACATGGAAAGGCTGACGGCAACGGCACAGGCCAGGTAGGGTTTTTTTAAAATAGTCTTTACTATTTTGAATTTTACTGAAATAATTTGTTTATTTGTAATATAATTATTCAGGTAATTAATTACTTTTAAATCTTCAATGTCAAAAATAGTTGCTATATCTGAGGCTGCCTCCATTGCATTGCATGGCATGATACTGATTGCCAAGTCAAACCCGTCGATCAATGTGATGCAGATAGCCGAACGCACCGGCGCAAGCAGGCATCATGTTGCAAAGATCATGCAGCGGCTTGCAAAAAACAATTACCTCTCTTCCCACAGGGGGCCAAGCGGCGGGTTCATGCTGCGCAAAAAGCCGGAGGAAATAACCTTCCTTGAGATTTACGAGGCGATAGAAGGGGAGATCGAGGTAACCCCCTGCCCGCTTGACAAACCAGTATGCCCGTTCGACAAGTGCATCATGAACAACGTCACCAACAAGATGACAAATAAGTTCAGGGAGCATCTTGAAAAGCAGACCCTCGACCAGTACATTTAAATTCTCATTTTTTGATATGATTTTTTTGGTGTGAATTTGCACGATTCAAATTTTAACCTTATATTTGGGTATTTAATTACTCTTATGCCTCTTAGTACTGAAATTACTTATTTATTATATACATAAGCGACCATTTTTAATATCATGATAAAATGAAGAGGGAGATCATAAAAATTGATGAGGATAAATGCAACGGATGCGGCTTGTGCATTCCAAACTGCCATGAGGGGGCTCTGCAGATAATAGACGGCAAGGCAAGGCTGATAAGCGACCTGATGTGCGACGGACTGGGTGCATGCATTGGTCATTGCCCGGAAGGCGCAATGGAGATTGAACTCCGCGAAGCCGAACCATATGACGAAGTGAAGGTGATAGCCTTAATGGCTGAAAAGGGAAGGAATGTAGTTACAGCCCATCTGAAACACCTGAAAGACCACGGTGAATTTGTATTCCTGAGGCAGGCCGTTGAGTGGCTGATGGAGAATGACGGCAGCGTGGACTTCCCCGTAAGGGAGGTAATACAGGAGGTGCACTTCTACAGGCCCGGCCAGGAACATGCTGAACCTGCCGGTGAAGAGGCAGGTCACACCCACGCCGGTGGCGGTTGCGGAGGAGGAGCCGGGCAAGGCCATCACCACCATGCAGGTGCGACTGGCCTGGCAGCG
The window above is part of the Marinilabiliales bacterium genome. Proteins encoded here:
- a CDS encoding Rrf2 family transcriptional regulator, giving the protein MSKIVAISEAASIALHGMILIAKSNPSINVMQIAERTGASRHHVAKIMQRLAKNNYLSSHRGPSGGFMLRKKPEEITFLEIYEAIEGEIEVTPCPLDKPVCPFDKCIMNNVTNKMTNKFREHLEKQTLDQYI
- a CDS encoding DUF2723 domain-containing protein gives rise to the protein MTVPSYKKINIIGGWVVFLVATAVYFMTLEPTASWWDCSERITAAYKLEVPHPPGAPLFMLMGRMFTMLAPDPSLAAIFMNAMSALAASATVMLLFWIITHIGKKIISPGREPSLPETMALMGAALVGSMAFCFTDTQWFIAVEAEAYATSGLFTALVFWAILKWENVADQKYSASWLILITYLMGLSIGVHLLNLLAIPAIVFVYYFKKYPVTTKGILYTIIVSVILLGTFVFAIIPGVVRIASVFELAFVNSFGLPYHSGVLFFILLVAGLLAYGMWYTHKNRKPVLNTILLGLTMVLIGYSTYTVVVIRSSAGPPMDQNSPDNIFSLISYLGREQYGAAPLLFGQYYSAPQTDVKDGRMQYIMEDGRYVETTPRVEAEFHSDFTGFFPRMWSSGSQGHIREYERWGRVQGRQVRVTIDGEARTIIRPTFAENIRFFLRYQVWHMYGRYFMWNFVGRQNDIQGHGELLRGNWLSGIRFLDELRLGPQSDLPDHIANHPARNTYYGLPLLLGLIGLFFHYKRHKNDFTVVLLLFFFTGLAIIIYLNQTPLQPRERDYTYAGSFMAFSIWIGLGVLAIIETLRKKIPLKISAIVTTVVTFLLVPGLLASENWDDHDRSGRFTARDFAFNYLNSTAPNAILFTHGDNDTFPLWYAQEVEGVRTDVRVVNLMLLNAEWYITQMKKKQNDSPPVPFSLPRHKYVDGTHSFIYMVERFEDYIDVRRVIEFLADDSDRSKIRVSRNRIIDFVPTKNFRVTVDADKVIENGTVAPELRDQIVESIDWRIDEPYLIKNQMMVLDLLANNDWERPIYFVSGGTDDALGLEPWFQLEGFAYRLVPIYTESDDFDQGRVNTEVMYENFMHKFDWGRMNEPDVYLCHYNLRTLSILRLRHKFARLANALTEEGDATRAIRVLDRCMELMPVDRVPYEFMMLSVAEAYYLAGANGQANELVRGYFDHLADLLDYYLRFPGHLAVQLESEKRSSIQIMNELVRMAQMFGQEELRNELRPVVDSYMERLTATAQAR